In Kaistella faecalis, a genomic segment contains:
- the infB gene encoding translation initiation factor IF-2, with the protein MPKIRLNKAVKEFNISMTRLVEFLQSKGIEVESNPNAQLEESAYSALEAEFAKDGEQRKASHEVVMIKVPEEKLEIEPSKPEVIRAKTSLRPETKVLGKIDLEPKKPEVPAAKEPEPEVKEEPVVLHTPAAEKQEFKVLDKIDLSQIEGNKPKSSKKDQPAKEEEKPVAKAEETPAPKVETPAPAVEKSPAPAEEVPATEEAQSDKIETVYQKLEGVKILKQTVDLSQFNKPKPQGGANSAAAKKKRKRIEKPNAPGTGTTGQGGTQQGNRPPGQGGNRPPGQGNNRPGQGGNRPGYQGGGNAGKGGSRRGAPTMPVELTDEQVKNQIKETLEKLTSKGGKNKGAKYRKEKRVYRREQDELQQEMDAADRTLKVTEFITVGELASLMNVSPTEVISACFSLGVMVTMNQRLEADTLLLVADEFGYKIEFSDADLEESAIEEDTDTAEDLLPRAPIVTVMGHVDHGKTSLLDYIRKTNVIAGESGGITQHIGAYNVKLENGQRITFLDTPGHEAFTAMRARGAQITDIAIIVIAADDDVMPQTKEAISHAQAAGVPMIIALNKVDKPNSNPDNIRQQLSAMNVLVEEWGGNVQCQEVSAKFGNNMDALLEKVLLQAEMLELKANPNKNAQGVVIEASLDKGRGYISTILVQSGTLKVGDYILAGKNHGKVKAMLDERGKPMETAGPSIPVTILGLDGAPTAGDKFRVFEDEREAKTIATKREQLQREQSIRTKKHLTLDELGRRIALGDFKELNIILKGDVDGSVEALSDQLQRLSTEEISINIIHKGVGQITESDVLLAAASDAIMIGFNVRAGVNAKDLADKEEIEIRTYSIIYKAIDEVKEAMEGMLSPEIQEQVIGNVEIRETFKITKVGTIAGCMVLTGKVTRNSKIRLLRDGIVKFDGELESLKRFKDDVKEVTKGYECGLNIKGYNDIEVGDILEVYEEVAVKKKLK; encoded by the coding sequence ATGCCCAAAATTAGATTAAACAAAGCGGTTAAGGAATTTAATATTTCGATGACAAGACTGGTAGAATTTCTTCAGTCCAAAGGAATCGAAGTAGAAAGCAATCCGAACGCTCAATTGGAAGAATCGGCATATTCTGCATTAGAAGCTGAGTTCGCAAAAGACGGTGAACAGAGAAAAGCTTCTCATGAGGTAGTGATGATTAAAGTTCCGGAAGAAAAACTGGAAATTGAACCTTCAAAACCTGAGGTAATAAGAGCCAAAACAAGTCTGAGACCCGAAACAAAAGTTTTGGGTAAGATTGATTTGGAGCCTAAGAAGCCTGAAGTTCCGGCAGCAAAAGAACCGGAACCGGAAGTTAAGGAAGAGCCAGTTGTACTGCATACCCCTGCTGCCGAAAAACAGGAATTTAAGGTTTTAGATAAAATCGACCTTTCGCAGATTGAAGGCAATAAGCCTAAATCTTCTAAAAAAGATCAGCCTGCAAAAGAAGAGGAGAAGCCTGTGGCAAAAGCTGAAGAAACTCCTGCTCCAAAGGTTGAAACTCCCGCTCCTGCTGTAGAAAAATCTCCTGCACCTGCGGAAGAGGTTCCCGCTACAGAAGAAGCCCAGTCCGATAAAATTGAAACAGTTTATCAGAAGCTGGAAGGGGTGAAGATTTTAAAGCAAACCGTAGACCTTTCCCAGTTCAATAAACCAAAACCTCAGGGAGGAGCCAACAGTGCGGCTGCGAAGAAGAAAAGAAAACGTATTGAAAAACCTAATGCACCGGGCACAGGAACAACCGGACAGGGTGGAACCCAGCAGGGTAACCGTCCCCCAGGTCAGGGGGGCAACCGTCCGCCAGGACAGGGGAATAACCGTCCGGGTCAGGGTGGCAACAGACCGGGCTATCAAGGTGGCGGAAACGCCGGAAAAGGTGGCAGCCGAAGAGGTGCGCCTACGATGCCTGTTGAGTTAACAGATGAGCAGGTAAAAAATCAGATTAAAGAAACTTTAGAAAAACTGACCAGCAAAGGCGGTAAAAATAAAGGAGCTAAATACAGAAAAGAGAAAAGAGTTTACAGAAGAGAGCAGGACGAACTTCAGCAGGAAATGGATGCTGCCGACAGAACGCTGAAGGTTACGGAATTTATTACCGTAGGCGAATTGGCGAGCTTAATGAACGTAAGCCCTACAGAAGTAATTTCTGCATGTTTCTCTTTAGGCGTTATGGTAACAATGAATCAGCGTTTAGAAGCTGATACTTTATTACTCGTAGCGGACGAATTTGGATATAAAATTGAATTTTCTGATGCTGATCTTGAAGAATCAGCGATCGAGGAAGATACCGATACAGCAGAAGATTTATTACCGCGTGCACCAATCGTTACCGTAATGGGGCACGTTGACCACGGTAAAACTTCCTTACTCGATTATATCAGAAAAACCAACGTAATTGCCGGTGAATCCGGAGGTATTACCCAGCACATTGGTGCTTATAACGTGAAACTCGAAAACGGTCAGCGAATTACATTCCTTGATACACCGGGTCACGAAGCGTTTACCGCCATGAGAGCCAGGGGAGCACAGATTACCGATATCGCAATTATTGTAATTGCAGCGGATGATGATGTGATGCCTCAGACGAAAGAAGCGATTTCCCACGCACAGGCAGCGGGAGTTCCGATGATTATCGCATTAAACAAAGTGGACAAACCGAACTCGAATCCTGATAATATCCGCCAGCAGCTTTCTGCAATGAATGTTCTGGTAGAAGAGTGGGGAGGTAATGTTCAGTGTCAGGAAGTTTCTGCGAAATTCGGTAATAATATGGATGCTTTGCTGGAAAAAGTATTGCTTCAGGCAGAAATGTTGGAATTAAAAGCCAATCCTAACAAAAATGCTCAGGGTGTTGTGATCGAGGCTTCTTTGGATAAAGGAAGAGGATACATTTCTACAATCCTTGTTCAGAGCGGAACTCTTAAAGTAGGAGATTACATTCTTGCCGGAAAAAATCACGGTAAAGTGAAAGCAATGCTTGACGAAAGAGGGAAACCAATGGAGACTGCCGGTCCTTCAATTCCTGTTACCATTCTTGGTCTTGACGGCGCGCCTACTGCTGGAGACAAATTCAGAGTTTTTGAAGATGAAAGAGAGGCGAAAACAATCGCTACCAAACGTGAGCAGTTACAGAGAGAGCAATCGATCAGAACTAAAAAACACCTTACGCTGGATGAACTGGGCAGACGTATTGCTCTTGGAGATTTCAAAGAACTTAACATTATCCTTAAAGGTGACGTGGACGGTTCCGTGGAGGCGCTTTCAGATCAGTTACAAAGACTTTCAACCGAAGAGATCAGCATCAATATCATTCATAAAGGAGTTGGTCAGATTACCGAATCCGATGTGCTTCTGGCAGCCGCATCCGATGCGATTATGATTGGATTTAACGTAAGAGCTGGTGTCAATGCAAAAGATCTTGCAGACAAAGAAGAAATCGAGATCAGAACTTACTCAATTATCTATAAGGCAATCGATGAAGTGAAAGAAGCGATGGAAGGAATGCTTTCTCCGGAAATTCAGGAGCAGGTGATCGGTAACGTAGAAATACGTGAAACCTTTAAGATTACCAAAGTCGGTACTATTGCAGGCTGTATGGTTCTTACCGGAAAAGTGACCCGAAATTCAAAAATCCGATTACTGCGTGACGGTATCGTGAAGTTTGACGGAGAGCTTGAAAGTTTGAAGCGTTTCAAGGACGACGTAAAAGAAGTTACGAAAGGATATGAATGTGGACTGAACATTAAAGGATATAACGATATTGAAGTTGGTGATATTCTGGAAGTATATGAAGAAGTGGCGGTTAAGAAAAAATTGAAGTAA
- the nusA gene encoding transcription termination factor NusA gives MDGLALIEAFGDFKEEKSISKIDLMAIIEDSLKTLLRKRFDSDDHFDVIVNPDKGDFQIFLNKTIVEDDMSEDDDLEIEISEAKKIDPTFEVGEDFTVEIPIEKLGRRSILTLKQILSTKLQEHNNAVLYEEFKDKIGEIVVGEVHHIRHKHVILLDDEDNEFILPKENQIPSDFFKKGESIRAIVESVDFKGSKPQIIVSRTAPKFLEKLLELEIPEIQDGTIILKKVVRIPGEKAKIAVDAYDDRIDPVGACVGVKGSRIHGVVRELKNENIDVIQWSKNPEIMVKRALGNITINKIDINPETMYAMVYTPVEEISRVIGKQGQNIRLASWLSGYEIDVYRESSEDDDVELKEFAGSDAGDIEQWIIDEFQKVGLTTAKSILDKDTEALLKMVDLEEETIEEVKQILKEEFED, from the coding sequence ATGGACGGTTTAGCATTAATTGAAGCATTTGGCGATTTCAAAGAAGAAAAAAGCATCAGCAAGATTGATCTGATGGCGATTATCGAAGACTCGCTTAAGACTTTATTAAGAAAGAGATTTGATTCCGATGATCATTTCGACGTTATCGTAAACCCTGACAAAGGGGATTTCCAGATATTTTTGAATAAAACCATCGTTGAGGATGATATGTCTGAAGATGATGATTTAGAAATCGAAATCTCAGAGGCAAAGAAAATTGACCCTACTTTTGAGGTGGGTGAAGATTTTACTGTTGAAATTCCGATTGAAAAATTGGGAAGAAGAAGTATCCTTACGCTGAAGCAGATTTTATCTACCAAACTCCAGGAGCATAACAATGCTGTTTTGTATGAGGAATTTAAGGATAAGATTGGCGAAATTGTTGTAGGTGAAGTTCACCACATCCGTCACAAGCACGTAATTCTGCTTGATGATGAAGATAACGAATTTATTTTGCCAAAAGAAAACCAGATTCCTTCCGATTTCTTTAAAAAAGGTGAAAGCATTCGGGCAATCGTAGAAAGCGTTGATTTCAAAGGATCAAAACCTCAGATCATTGTTTCCAGAACAGCTCCTAAATTTTTAGAGAAATTGCTTGAGCTTGAAATTCCTGAAATCCAGGACGGAACAATCATTCTTAAAAAAGTAGTGAGAATTCCGGGTGAAAAAGCGAAGATTGCAGTAGATGCCTATGATGACAGAATTGATCCGGTAGGAGCTTGTGTTGGGGTTAAAGGATCCAGAATTCATGGTGTAGTACGTGAACTGAAAAATGAAAATATTGATGTGATTCAGTGGTCTAAAAACCCTGAAATCATGGTAAAAAGAGCCTTAGGAAATATCACCATTAATAAAATTGATATTAATCCGGAAACCATGTATGCAATGGTTTACACACCTGTGGAAGAAATTTCAAGAGTAATCGGAAAACAGGGACAGAACATCAGGCTGGCATCTTGGTTAAGCGGCTACGAGATTGATGTGTACAGAGAATCCAGCGAAGATGACGATGTAGAACTGAAAGAATTCGCAGGTTCAGATGCCGGAGATATCGAGCAGTGGATCATTGACGAATTCCAGAAAGTTGGTCTTACCACCGCAAAAAGTATTTTAGATAAAGATACTGAAGCGCTTCTGAAAATGGTTGACCTGGAAGAAGAGACGATTGAAGAAGTAAAACAGATTTTGAAGGAGGAGTTTGAAGACTAA
- the rimP gene encoding ribosome assembly cofactor RimP, translating into MEFRKKIEELLSGFLEERKDLFLVDLKFSAADDITVILDGDRGVTLQDCLDASRAIEFNVDREEHDFSLQVMSAGLSEPLTTPRQYRKNIGRELDLLMTDSTKIEGELAKVEEDKITLVLRYRKPKDIGKGKVDVVEEKEIPYTEIKKALVTIKF; encoded by the coding sequence ATGGAATTTAGAAAGAAGATAGAAGAACTGCTGAGCGGTTTTCTGGAAGAAAGAAAAGATTTGTTTCTGGTCGATTTGAAATTTTCGGCGGCAGATGATATTACTGTAATTCTTGATGGAGATCGGGGAGTTACACTACAGGATTGTCTTGATGCAAGCCGTGCAATTGAATTTAATGTAGACCGCGAAGAACATGATTTTTCTCTGCAGGTGATGAGCGCGGGATTAAGCGAGCCTTTAACCACACCACGACAGTACAGAAAAAATATTGGCCGAGAACTCGATCTTTTAATGACGGATTCCACCAAAATCGAAGGTGAACTTGCAAAAGTGGAAGAGGACAAAATCACACTTGTCTTAAGATACCGTAAACCGAAAGACATCGGGAAAGGAAAAGTAGATGTGGTTGAAGAGAAAGAAATTCCGTACACCGAGATTAAAAAAGCACTTGTAACAATAAAATTTTAA